The sequence below is a genomic window from Deltaproteobacteria bacterium CG11_big_fil_rev_8_21_14_0_20_49_13.
ATTAAAGATGCTCGAATCGTCATGGGACGCCTCTTCGGCGGCGTATCTCAATTATAGGCTTCCCACAACGGGTGCGGTCCTTAAGGAACTCTTTAATGTGCTAAAGGAAATTGATTGAGCCATTCGGCTCAATTGCCGCTCATGAAGAACGGCATGCTTATTATCATCCGCGACATCATTAAAAAGGGTTCTGTTCAATTGAGGAGCTAGGATGACGGCAACCTCTTCTAAAACAGCCTGTTGACAGCCATTTAACTCCATGCTAGGCAACTTTCCGTTCATTGAGGGATCATCCAATGGCAGGATGCATGGCTCTGAACCATGACATCTAGGTTCGAATCCTAGTCCCTCAGCCAGTCAGCTATGTTCTAATTTCTACCCCTCATCTGTCCAATCTATGGGGCGCAGTCCATACGATGTCTATTCCGAGCTCCAAGGCCAAAATAAGATTTGATTGATATTTATAGGCAAATTGTATAGTTACACCTCTTATGGTATCAGGATGCACGGGCGATCACGCGAGGGAATACGGCAATTGTTTTTGCTGAAAACCATAAAAGTCAAAAATAATAGAAGAGATATATATGAGTTCAACAATCGTTATTTTAGTCGGGTTTTTATCATTCATCCTTGGGGGAACAGCATGCTGGTTGTTTCTTTCTGCAAAGAACAGGACGAATGACGAAACAATTGCGGATCTGAAGGGAAAATTAGAGGCTTCCAACAATATTTCAACAGAGATAAAAAAACAAACCGAACAACGCGACAAGACCATCGAAGAACTGCGTGGCAGTCTTGAATCTGTCCAAAAGGCCAAGGCGATTGCCGAAACAAGATTAGAAGAGACGAGCAAGCATATTGAAGAACAGAAAAAGACACTGTCGCAGGCAGAAGAAAAGCTTACGACAACATTCAAGGCCTTATCCGGGGAATCTCTAAAGAGCAATAATCAGGCGTTTTTACAATTAGCGAAACAAAGTTTAGAAACCGTGCTAAATCAAGCCATGGGAGACATGTCTCAAAAAGAGATTGCCATAAAAAATATTGTTAAACCACTGGAAGATGTTTTGAAAAAATATGAAAGCCAAGTCATTGAGCTCGAGAAAACGAGGGTAGGCGCCTATTCTACCTTAGAAAGCCAGATAAAAATGTTGATGTCTTCTGAACAGCAACTTCAAAAAGAAACCAACAATCTTGTTACAGCTTTGAGAAGGCCGGAAGTTCGCGGAAGATGGGGTGAAATGACCCTTAAACGGGTTGTCGAACTTGCCGGAATGACGTCATATTGTGATTATGTCGAGCAGGTATCGGTCGATACAGACAAGGGGCGGTTAAGGCCTGACATGATCGTGCATTTACCATCGGATAGGGAGATCGTTATTGATAGCAAGGTTTCATTAGATGCATATTTGGACGCAATTGCATCGCAATCAGAAGACGCCAAAGAATCTTTTCTGGTCAAACATTCTCAACAGATCACAAAGCACATGAGGGAGCTTTCAGAAAAGAATTATTGGGACCAGTTTCCTAGAGCCCCTGAATTTGTGGTGATGTTCATACCGGGTGAATCTTTTCTGGCGTCCGCTCTTGAGAAAGATCCAGCTATCATTGAAAAAGGGATGGAGGACAGGGTTATTATTGCCACGCCAACGACTTTAATAGCCCTGTTGAGAGCTATTGCCTATGGATGGAGACAGGAGCAAATTACAAAACATGCACAGGAAATAGCCGTCTTGGGAAAAGAGATGTATGACAGGTTTCAACCCTTCTTGGAGCACGTCAACAAAGTTGGTGGCAGTTTGAATCAATCCGTAGTTTCTTTTAACAAGATGATCATGTCCCTTGAGCGCAGGGTTATGGTTAGTGTTAAGAAGTTTAAGGAGCTTGGCGCGGCTGGAGACAAAGAGCTTCCAGAGGTTCAGCCGATAGAACAGATTCCAATGAAAGCACAGGCCACTGAAAAGTTGGAGAATGAAGAGGAAGAAAAATGATCAAGGACAACCATATGAATCACGAAGACTTGATGCAGTCAATATTACCCGCGACTTTCACGTTGGCAACCATTGACTCCTGTAAAAGTTCTTTCATAACATTTTGATTTGTGGTATATTCTCCGAAAAAGGGGGGATATGCCACAGAAAAACATCACCAAAACATCTCTGTTGGAACAAAGACGCTTTGAAGCAGTCCGATTGATTGCAAAAGAGCATCTGTCTCCAACAGACACAGCAAAAAGACTGGGTGTCACGTTGAGAGCGGTTCAATACTGGAATCGCTCTTTTCTCAAAGACGGAAAAAACAGCCTCAAATCAAAACCTAAATCCGGTCGGCCATCAAAGCTCACGGTCTCCAGAAAAAATCAACTTGTCAAGATATTGCTGGCCGGAGCATGCAATGCAGGATTTCCTACCGACCTGTGGTCGTGTCCCAGAGTTGCTCACGTCATTAACAAAAAATGGAATGTCACCTATCATGTTGATCATGTCATTCGCTTGCTCTATTCATTGGGCTTTGCACCACAAAAGCCTGAACGTAGAGTTTTGGAACGGGACGACAAGCGCATTAAAAACCGG
It includes:
- a CDS encoding DNA recombination protein RmuC produces the protein MSSTIVILVGFLSFILGGTACWLFLSAKNRTNDETIADLKGKLEASNNISTEIKKQTEQRDKTIEELRGSLESVQKAKAIAETRLEETSKHIEEQKKTLSQAEEKLTTTFKALSGESLKSNNQAFLQLAKQSLETVLNQAMGDMSQKEIAIKNIVKPLEDVLKKYESQVIELEKTRVGAYSTLESQIKMLMSSEQQLQKETNNLVTALRRPEVRGRWGEMTLKRVVELAGMTSYCDYVEQVSVDTDKGRLRPDMIVHLPSDREIVIDSKVSLDAYLDAIASQSEDAKESFLVKHSQQITKHMRELSEKNYWDQFPRAPEFVVMFIPGESFLASALEKDPAIIEKGMEDRVIIATPTTLIALLRAIAYGWRQEQITKHAQEIAVLGKEMYDRFQPFLEHVNKVGGSLNQSVVSFNKMIMSLERRVMVSVKKFKELGAAGDKELPEVQPIEQIPMKAQATEKLENEEEEK
- a CDS encoding IS630 family transposase is translated as MPQKNITKTSLLEQRRFEAVRLIAKEHLSPTDTAKRLGVTLRAVQYWNRSFLKDGKNSLKSKPKSGRPSKLTVSRKNQLVKILLAGACNAGFPTDLWSCPRVAHVINKKWNVTYHVDHVIRLLYSLGFAPQKPERRVLERDDKRIKNRVRSTWPRIKKSHRPECHDCLRRRVGPPHATISAQNVGAKRKNPVHLSFCAIL